Proteins from one Ranitomeya variabilis isolate aRanVar5 chromosome 1, aRanVar5.hap1, whole genome shotgun sequence genomic window:
- the LOC143795646 gene encoding uncharacterized protein LOC143795646 — MKVSQRDHGESIDVDLLITSIQERGPLWDSRDPRHLDQVVLRRLWVEVAKSLWDGFESASGTDKSNFVKKLRTRWRSMKDRFNKGLRNEEEQARSGAAAAKSVPYKYHRALQFLRPVLGRRQTHSSTLERARPSEAELHESPSDPSQPSHSDSRLAPPSGEPAAGPSGVPLAEASGAPSFGNS, encoded by the exons ATGAAG gtttcacaacgggaccacggtGAGAGTATTGATGTGGACCTCCTAATCACCAGcatacaggagcgtggcccgttgtgggacagccgtgacccccggcacctggaccaggtggtgttgaggcgtttgtgggttgaggtggcaaagtcgctgtgggatggctttgaaagTGCTTCAGGCACGGacaaaagcaactttg ttaaaaagttgaggaccagatggcgatccatgaaggaccgtttcaataaggggctccgtaatgaggaggagcaagctcggagtggtgctgctgcggccaagtctgtgCCCTATAAATACCACAGGGcattacagttcctaagaccggtccttggccgccgaca aacacacagcagcaccctcgagcgtgcTCGCCCATCTGAAGCGgaacttcatgaatcgccatctgacccgtcacagccatcccacagcgacagcaggcttgcaccaccatctggagaaccggcagccggtccatcaggtgttcccctggccgaggcctctggcgctccttcTTTTGGGAATTcctga